In Cherax quadricarinatus isolate ZL_2023a chromosome 35, ASM3850222v1, whole genome shotgun sequence, the following are encoded in one genomic region:
- the LOC128695087 gene encoding RNA-directed DNA polymerase from mobile element jockey isoform X1, with amino-acid sequence MKYVDENREAVISCIGQGGITSSRSEEEPVVSVGEVCQAVGKIKGGKAAGIDGIKIKMLKVGGDIVLEWLVLLFNKCMEEGKVPRDWQRACIVPLYKGKGDKRECKNYRGISLLSKMKNRIADEQGGFRKGRGCVDQVFTVKHISEQYLDKAKEVFVAFMDLEKVYDRVDRGAMWQMLQMYGIGGRLLKAVKSFYEDSEAQVRVCRKEGDYFPVKVGLRQGCVMPPWLFNICVFIDGVVREVNVRVLARGVELKDKESHINWELSQLLFADDTGLLGDSEEKLQRLVDEFGRVCKRRKLKVNTGKSKVMRITKRLGDERLDIRLEGESMEEVYVFRYLGVDVSADGSMKDEVNHRIDEGKRVSGALRSLWRQRTLFLEAKRGMYESIVLPTLLYGCEAWVVNVAARRRLEAVEMSCLRAMCGVNIMQRIRSLEVRRRCGIAKTVVQRAEEGLLMWFGHVERMERNGMTSRVYQSVVEGRRGRGQPRKGWREGVKKVLCARGLDFLISTTHFSPYIKITNTLR; translated from the coding sequence atgaaatatgttgatgaaaatagggaagctgtgatttcgtgtatagggcaaggaggaataacatcttctaggagtgaggaagagccagttgtgagtgtgggggaagtttgtcaggcagtaggtaaaataaaagggggtaaggcagctgggattgatgggataaagataaaaatgttaaaagtaggtggggatatagttttggagtggttggtgctattatttaataaatgtatggaagagggtaaggtacctagggattggcagagagcatgcatagttcctttgtataaaggcaaaggggacaaaagagagtgcaaaaattatagggggataagtctgttgagtaagatgaagaataggatagcagatgaacaaggaggctttaggaaaggtagggggtgtgtggaccaggtgtttacagtgaaacatataagtgaacagtatttagataaggctaaagaggtttttgttgcatttatggatttggaaaaggtgtatgacagggtggataggggggcaatgtggcagatgttgcagatgtatggtataggaggtaggttactgaaagcagtgaagagcttttacgaggatagtgaggctcaagttagagtgtgtaggaaagagggagattatttcccagtaaaagtaggccttagacaaggatgtgtaatgccaccgtggttgttcaatatatgtgtatttatagatggggttgtaagagaagtaaatgtgagggtcttggcaagaggtgtggagttaaaagataaagaatcacacataaattgggagttgtcacagttgctctttgctgatgacactgggctcttgggtgattctgaagagaagttgcagaggttggtggatgaatttggtagggtatgtaaaagaagaaaattgaaagtgaatacaggaaagagtaaggttatgaggataacaaaaagattaggtgatgaaagattggatatcagattggagggagagagtatggaggaggtgtatgtattcagatatttgggagtggacgtgtcagcggatgggtctatgaaagatgaggtgaatcatagaattgatgaggggaaaagggtgagtggtgcacttaggagtctgtggagacaaagaactttgttcttggaagcaaagaggggaatgtatgagagtatagttttaccaacgctcttatatgggtgtgaagcatgggtggtgaatgttgcagcgaggagaaggctggaggcagtggagatgtcatgtttgagggcaatgtgcggtgtgaatataatgcagagaattcgtagtttggaagttaggaggaggtgcgggattgccaaaactgttgtccagagggctgaggaagggttgttgatgtggttcggacatgtagagagaatggagcgaaacggaatgacttcaagagtgtatcagtctgtagtggaaggaaggcggggtaggggtcagcctaggaaaggttggagggagggggtaaagaaggttttgtgtgcgaggggcttggacttcctaataagtactactcacttctctccctacattaagattacaaatactttaagataa